In Scatophagus argus isolate fScaArg1 chromosome 18, fScaArg1.pri, whole genome shotgun sequence, the DNA window ATTAAGCATAAGGAGAAAACGGCGGACACAGATAACAGGTGATCTTTCATCACCTAGCTAGCAGTATTAACATGCACTACTGACAGTGGTGGTTAAGATGTGTAACTTTTTCTAACCCGATCCCTACCTGTATTGACACTTGGttgatttttgttcattttgagcCCTGTTCTTGTATTAGGTTTTTGTTTCTAATGCAAGTACTTGCATGGAATTGACTTATAATTTCCATTCCTACCTAATAGGAATTAGTGGGTCTGGGGCTGAGAGCTACAGATCCACCCAAGCTAAagtactgagagacagactaacACATTGTTCATTTCAGAAGGGCAgaatacagacaaaaacaaaaacatggaataTTACCAGTCTTACCCTTTTAGATGAAGGGCGCTATCATTGCATTGGTTAGTTAATCATTGTTAACGCTGAAATTTTAGATGGGGCTTCCAATGGCAGTGACAGTAAAAAGCTGAGAGTGGAGGAGGCCCCACCATCGCGTGTCCTTCACATCAGGAAACTGCCCAATGAGGCCTCAGAGACTGAAGTCATCGCCCTCGGCTTGCCTTTTGGGAAAGTCACCAATATCCTCACACTGAAAGGAAAGAACCAGGTGAGTGGAGGAAGCAGACAGCCAAGGTGTATTTATAGGAATCACAATACAGCTGTTAGGCTTTGGTTTCACAGCACAGATTAATTCATAGGGGACATGAGAAGTGCAGGTGGGATGGTGACAGCagtctttctttattttcttctggaGAGCAGAGgtcaaatcacattttatttatttatttatttttacttgcCAATGACCAAGTGTCACACCAATGCTGTCCTGCTAATCTTGAGCTGCATCTGAAACATGCCCATGTGGTCAAACAAAGGCCTGCTGTCTGCCTCCTGAGGAGGGTTGTAGGAGGTACTTGGCATTTGTCCCCTAGATTCCTGTCTAGTGCAGCTGCTTTGTTCTCACAGGGCCAGTGTCGGTGTGTCGGCCAGTCCTAATCGATCAGCAGCTGTGTCGTCTCAACATTCAGACAGCTTCATCTGTGCTTGTCTGATAAACCGTCTCTTATATCCACAGTAGTGAATTAAAATTCACTGTGAACATAGAGGTCTCATAGTttgctctgtttatttatttgtttatctatctatctgttatTTGCAGAATATCTAAAATTACTTGCCATAATTCAGTGaaaatgggaaaatgttttgtccGACTTTAgtggagtttgttttgttgtcttccAGGCATTTTTGGAGATGGGGACAGAAGAGGCAGCCATTACTATGGTCAACTACTACACCACTGTCACTCCTCATGTCCGCAATGTCCCTGTCTATATTCAATACTCCAATCACAAAGAACTCAAAACTGATGCTGGCAATCAGGTTAGTAGAATCTGACTCAAAGGACCACCCACTGTGTTTAAGCAATGTTGCCAAATGTAtgcagcttttcattttaataaacaCTACAGCAACATTTCATTGATTAGTGTGCCTTAAATAGCATAAAAACTCCTAATATACACCTTCTGCTCTTGTGCCTTGTAAGTACTTGGTTGAGAATTAATGCTTCCTGGTTGACTGTCTTAATACTTACATATTGTGAAGTAACTTGAGATGATGTTGAGGAAATACGTGTCAatgtttgtactttttgtactGCATTAATAGTTAATAAAATGGGTCACTGTCTTGTCTGTTGAGCTCCATCGTTTAAGATAATGACTAACAGCTTGTGTTTGGCCGTAGCGGACCCAGGCAGTGCTTCAGGCAGTGTCTGCAGTCCAGTCTGGGGGGTCACCAAGCTCAGATGTACAGGAGGCTCTCGCTGCAGCCTCCAGTCCTGTGCTGCGGATCATCATCGACAACATGTTCTACCCTGTAACGCTGGATGTACTGCAACAGGCAGGCAGCAGTCACAGTGACCCACACAGTACCGAAATGTTCAGTCATCATGTCACATAATATCCACTGTTTGAATATTAAAGTTTGTATTATATTTGTTGACAGATTTTCTCCAAGTTTGGCACAGTCATGAAGATAATCACATTCACAAAGAACAATCAGTTCCAGGCCCTTCTGCAGTTCAGCGATCCGGTCAATGCACAGCAGGCCAAACTGGTAAGAGGTCTTTAATCCCCTGCTGTGTTTGTTAGAATGTTGCCATACCTAATGTATAGTCGAACATGGAGTGATTATTTTTCTTCCCTGCCAGGCACTGGATGGCCAGAACATCTACAATTCATGTTGCACACTGCGTATTGACTTCTCCAAGCTGGTCAATCTAAATGTCAAGTACAACAATGATAAGAGTCGCGACTACACGCGACCCGAGCTGCCTGCTGGTGACGGCCAGCCCAGCCTCGACCCCACGGTGGCCGCTGCCTTCAGCAAAGACTCCAACTCCCTCCTCGGTAAGATCCCAGGtatatcacttttttttatctatttcttttcccttgttgttgttgtttgtactCACTGGCTAAATACTTTTAACTTGTGTTTCTGACCAATAAGTTCTGAATTATAGGGCCACGTTACTAGATTTCACATGGGATGAATTTATTcagatgtgacattttgatCAGATTCTGgacaggtttaaaaaaaattaggaaacaagtgttttctttaaaactgTTGAAATTAACTGAATTACTACTAAATAGAGATTATCAGtcattttggctgtttttttaaaagttgctTCTCAACATTGTAATGCACTGGTGTTATGGAAGCGCTGCTCTCCATTCCATGATTGTCTTGTCTGCTTCCTGCCAGGAGCCCTGAACCCTCTGAGTGCGGCAgcggcggctgctgctgctgcagggaggGTGGCCCTAGCTGGACAGGCGGGGTCCAGTGGGGTCCTGCTGGTCAGCAACCTCAATGAGGAGGTCAGTAACGcatctacacacaaacacacacaccagtcagaTGGACCATCTAAGGCTTAAAATCCGCCAGTCCTaccctccacctccatcattcgctctctctctctctccctctctcttttttttttttccggcTGATTGGCCAGTTGCCCACCTCGTGCTACCATTTTCATTGTCCTGAGTCTGTCATAGGGTATACATTAAGAATATCCACaatgtgaggttttttttggggTACACATTTGACCTGAGAACTTGTCTTGAACGACCTAAACCGAGCCTAGTTTTTGTCAAAGTATTAGAAGCTCTAAAAATAAGAAAGCAGAGAGCAACAGCTCGCCTGTGAGCTTTTGTGAGTGTGGTTTTGTGCGCCCATTGATTTGTTTGAGCTTTTTACTGtacaaaatgtctgtctgtagtTAGGCCGATGACATCTTAGCCAGAAAACTAGTCCATATCAcatcattttcagacatttaaagAACAGAGTGGTGAGGATATATGCAACTTCATTTATAGGTAATATGTCTTTTCTGATAGTTACTAATCACTGAACTGTCCCAGGGCACAAATAAAATTACACCTTGGGAAGCCAAACTACTTCAGAATGATGGACCGGACTTCTTGTTAAAATACCTAGTTTTGATATGAAGCATAAAAAATGTCTAACCTTTttctttgctgtattttctaGTGTCCTTTTCATGCCCAGGGccttgctgttgtttttatttttttcccctctggtCAAGACTCATTATGTCCCTGTAAGAAAGAGGGGATTTGCTGTTTCTGTCACCACATTAAAAGCCTCCCCTCATGTTCTACCCTTCCCTCTCTTGCAAACTGTATCTAACTCGGCTAactgtctctcttctgtttttctctctaagCTCTCCTCACCACTCCTCAGCTCATATGAAAGCTCATATGAAATCATGCAATGGTCTCCTAACCCTTATCTCAGTTCTGGGAACAAATACCTGCCTTTCTGAAACACTTGCTGCTCActgtcttttctccctcttcctctgagtgtgtgtgtgtgttttctttcctgtgacTTAAATAGCCTCTAATTTGTCTCACCtgatgtctctgtctctttcctcatCAGTCTGTTCTGAATGTGTCATGTGGGAGCCTTTGACAGTATCTCAACCATTCAAAGTCGAACTTCTGATGTTAAGATACTGTGCTGAAGCTTTCTTTTAGCCTCTTGGACTTGTGTGAACACCACGTTTTACTAAAGTGGCCTTCACATCAACTCTTGCATGCCAGATTGTACTGCGAAACAAAAAACTTAACTGCATGGTGTCTTAACTAATTTTCCCCCCTCAGCTTCTCACACCTACTACCTTTGTCCTTTGCTGAAAGACTGTAGATCTTCAGATCTCTGACCTgatgcatgttgtttttatccCATGGTTATGACTTTATATTGCTgatttttattatgattttgaCATGAATGTACCTTTACCCCGTGCTTGTCCAGGGTGAAAGACATTTTGGCTCAAgttatttgctgtgttttgactAAAGAAGACATTGATCCAAGCCATTATCTCTGACCAAACTACCTGCATTATTCCAGTGTACTGAcctatattttattttttgtccctcccccctcctcaccttttattttattattttttccccccaatttGCATTTGCCTCCCCATTCatccccccatctctctctctctctctctctctctctctctgtctcccctccttctcccccctTTCATTCATcctgcccctccccctccccatGTGGTGATGGGGGACTTTTAACTTCTCAAATCACCccttcttcctccatctctcctcctcccacatTAActaccctccctccctccaaaaTCCCCTCCATGACTCCTCTTCCGCCGCCTGCTCCCTTCCATGACCTACCACCTCCATCACTCTCCggggggaaaacaaaaaccaccATTCCTCCTACCTACCTCCGTTCTGGATCGATCTGTCCATCTCTACCTCCGCTCCGCTCCGACTCTTCTACCTCTCTACCTGTCTCACGCTGCTTGTTGCTCTTCTCTCCCTCTAAAGATGGTTACGCCCCAAAGTCTGTTTACCCTCTTCGGTATGTTATCGTTagctctctctcgctctctctctttctctctctttctctctctctctctctctctctctctctctctctctccctagtatctatctatcttctctctctcctttctcgttctttgtttctttctttctttgttctaTTTCCATTCTGTCTTTGAGTCatttctcattattattattattatcattgttattattattattattgttattgaagCTTATATTCACACTGTAGCTTGTTTGgtaattttaatacattttgccCCGTTTATTGGTTTGGGTTAATGTTCATTACCTCGTCCTAAAATTCACTACATAGTAATCTGCTAATGCACGATTAAGTCATTATTTTtgcatgctgtttttatttatagcCATCTGACACAGCTTGATAACTTATCTGTTTAGAGggtgtctcttctctctctgcctgtttctTCTACACACTTCTCACTCTAAAATCTGCTGTAAATTTCTTGTGTGTACTCTGCcattctctctttgtttcttgttCTTAAATATCCTTGTTTCTGATgtgaacttttgtttgtttttctaactgtctgctttctctccacctcacttttttctccttcctgcctgcctgcctgggGCTCTAATACAGGAGTGTATGGTGATGTCCAGAGGGTGAAAATTCTTTACAATAAGAAGGACAGCGCTCTCATTCAGATGTCAGATGCCAACCAGGCCCAGCTAGGTGAGCCAATCCTCGTTGGATAGCTGACTGACATTTATGCCTTCAGGTTTTACAGAGAATGCTCAACTCTGAGGCTGCTCTGTAAATaagtttttaataaataaaaacaataaatacagcAACTGCTGATCAGCTTAATTTCCGGCTTTAACAACTTCCTGTTAGTCCTCCCCAGTTCCTGCTTAAGCAACACCTACTTCCAGTTTAAGATCCGCCCACCCTAAATACAGCACAACAAGTTTAAGAAGTCCATAGTAAATACATGCATTGAAGTATGTATACTTCAGTACACATGTTTAAGTTTGGAGATGAAAGTACTTTGAGATTGGAATTACAGACATGTCTCATCAGTGTACGTTTAACCAAGcttctgtcagagatgaaagtaaGCAGGTACAAGCTGTGACCAATTGGTGGAGTAGCAGCTTCAGGACACAGCAACCTcaggacaaagacacagatgACTGAAGTATAGAGATTTTAACTAATTACTAATAACTTTTACATTTATGTCTTAAGagttgaacaaaataaatatgtatttctgCAACACTTTGATGGTGTTTTTATCATTCCACTAATATCAACTGTCAGTAGAAACGTGACATTTTGATCTGTGATTGGTAGTTGTGCAACGGGTCACTGCGTTTTAGTCTGAAACACTATGGTTACTGTAATTTATTGTGCATTTGTTGTGTGTTCATCGAACGGCACATGTTTACGCTGCATTCTCAGTGCACCTCGGATAATCTTAGTCAGACGTCCATGTGAATTTCATAACTCAGAAACTTATTTTTCCAGTGTGCGTTACAGCACAAGAATGCAGCATTAACTAAACAACTGTGTGGCAGCATGACAAGCAGAGGAGTGGAAGAACTCGAAAAGCCTCCCGCATCATCGAAGTCACCTGCATGGAAGCATTTCCGCTTCCCTGTAAACTGTAATATTAATGGAAGAAGGGTGGTGTACCAAACTGTTATGGTGTCTCTGCATCAGAAAGTGGTACAAACACAGTAATATTCAAATATGGCCTCTCATTTGAGACGTCCACTGTGTCACTGGCACAGCCGAATCTGTTGGGGTATTTATAGCTGCAGATGTGAGACCAAACTCCCTTGTGgagaacaaagtatttaaaaatatggTGAAAGTGCTTTAGCCACggtgtgaaaataaattgaaaacaaaCTCATATCTTGTTATCTTTACCTGTTATATTTTTTGACCCAAACAATAAACCGAAGCGTTACTCAAAAACCTCATTACATGAGTTTTGTGATCCGTTGCACCACTAGTGATTGGCATCGGCCGATATGCTTCCACCAGTCTGTGATCTGTGACCCCCAAAAATCCTGATTGGGATGCACTTTTAGTGGTTACCAAATGACAAACTGTAGCATGTTCACTGatgttccttttctttctcatggCTGAAGCAATGAGCCACTTAAATGGCCAAAAGATGTACGGGAAGATCATCCGTGTCACACTGTCCAAACACCAGACAGTTGCGCTGCCTCGCGATGGCCTGGATGACCAGGGACTGACCAAGGATTATGCCAACTCCCCACTTCATCGCTTCAAGAAACCTGGCTCCAAGAACTTCCAGAACATATTCCCGCCATCTGCCACCCTCCACCTCTCCAACATCCCGTAAGCAGTCACTTGTGTTTTTAGATGTTGGAGAGGGTTATGTCCCGAGTATTGCTTGAAACAAATATATAACTATGGATGGCCCCTCAGTCTCAACACTGTTTGAGTATCAGAccttcttttattcttcttatttaATTGCTGTGAAATAGTCAGCTGTTtagcctttttttatttaatgtcaaTATATTTCAATTTGAACAATATcaaacacatcattttaaaataatgattttgTAATGAAATGGCTTTTGCAGAGCAAACCAGTTAAATCTCAGCAAAATGAATTTTCGAAGCCTAAGTTTGCCCTCACGTTTACTTTAGAGAATTGCAAAAATTAAACGATCACATTTCTTATTAGAAACCTTGTCCTTGTTGTGCTGTATAATCCTCAAACAAGTTAGAAATACGAGTGAGTCCCAATGAGAACTGACTTCAGTGAAGTCTGTGAATGTGCCATGTCATGTCTGTAATTCCTTCCTGATTATAATCTGTGACCTTTATTTTGATAGTCAAGATGTGACAGAGGATGACCTGCGGCTGCTCTTCTCCAATGCTGGTGGTACTGTGAAAGCGTTCAAGTTTTTCCAGTACGTATACCAAACCTAAGTTATACCTACTGTGAATGGGACCTGAGCAACAACAGTTTGTTCCTGTGGCGCTTAAAAACTGTCATATTTTTCAGGGATCGTAAAATGGCTCTGATCCAGATGTCAACAGTGGAGGAGGCCATCCAGGCCTTGATTGACCTTCACAACTACAACATGGGAGGCAACCAACACCTGAGAGTCTCCTTCTCCAAATCCACCATTTAAAAACCTGACCCGCAACACTCATGACAGTACCGGGCTTTACTGTCAGAAACCTTTGAGACTGTGTCTGGACACACTGATtgagtcagttttttttttgttgggttttgttgATCCTGTCATTCCTTGAGAGAGACTGAAACCTTTGACTTGCATCCTTTTTTTAAAGAGAACAGTTGAGTACATTGCAGATACTGGATGCTCTCAGCTATTCTTTACTATacctttgtatttttatgtcaaGCAAAATATTGACATGATTGTCCCCTTATATGGTATGATAGTTTGATGTAGATCAGTGTTTAATTGTTGATTTAGTCGAAAAGATACAGCAACTCATGTGCCTTACTTGACAAAATCAACTGTTTCTACAGCTGGACATGTTCTCTAATTACCCTTCTGTGCTTTTGGAGCACATTGGTATTCAATATTTTTGGAGGTTATTGAGAACACAAGCTGTTCTGTCATTCTCTAGACATCATCACAGTTTTTGAAGCTATGCCTTGTTGATTGgcagagcttttttttgtttgtttgttttgttcagaatTTAagatatatacatttttttttcagttaagcAACAGAAGAGAATATTCCTGAGGCAACAAGAGTTTTTACAGCAGCCTTGGACGGGCAGTTTAACTTGAATTCCATTATTCCCCAAGTATGTTCAGTTTAAGATTTGTTCACATAAAGTCACATATCATAATGTGGCTCATGGCTAAGTATttctttatctgtgtttttgaaGCCTTCCTTGCTCTTTTCCATAGCGGTGAGGTGTAATTGTCCGTGACAGTGGTTTTCTAAGCATGTATAGTTATGATAGGATCTCGCATCAGAAAGTGTTGCATGCTGTGGAAGCAGTTAGGATACGAGTCCACTGTGATCTCATTGTCATGTGACAGTTTACTTGAGAGGGCTACTCAGTTGGACCAAAGTTTCTGTGCCTTTAGTGTtcctttaattcattttgacaaagaaaagcatttgaAGATACTGAAATGTTGCATTTCAAGGAAAAATGCTCAGAATTTTAAGTGTTGAGTTTATTCCCTTTTTTTATAAATACCCAACAGGACCTCTTGACTCGAGGTGTTTGCTCAGAAATACTAgttatgtatattttttcttcCAAGTCCAATTTTTATACAGCTCAAAATGTAAGGATTTGGTGTCATTCTGAAGAGGCACAATTAAAGGATGAATTATTTTCTAACAAGGGGAGGTGCGACTTGGTTTCCTGCTTTTTGAGTTTTCCCTCTCATGGTCTCTCTCGTGTATTCTGCATTACGTCTGTAGCATGCCTAATAAAACTATTCTGTAGCTCTGCAttcacctcctctgtctttcttctctgttctgtctgctCCACTCACTCCTGAAACCATCTTCAGTCCCAGGGTGGGAAGGAAGCCAAAATTCATTTTGGAGCCACTTGAAAACAAGCTCTAATAAGCCAGATTGAGCCCTCTGATGGTACTAATTCTCAAGACAAGAAGTACATTTTGTTGATGCGTTTCCCACCCTGCCAACTGACACAATCTATTCCTTTGATGTCttgctcttctctcctctggtAGTTTCCTATTTTCTAATCAGTCTCTAAGGGCCTCTGCTCTCCTAACAATCTATCTGATCTATCTACTTGCTCTCACACCTTTATCAATTACATGAATGGTTGCAGTTGTCATTTTTCCCAAGCTTTCTGCATTTTACTGCCAGCTTTGGAGCATCTTTGAGTAATACTGCTACAGACACATCCAATGCTTACATATACCTATGGTAAATAGCATGTGTTAAGCCACTTAGAGCGACACTGTATTGCAGCAGAATGCCATGGAGCACAAGAATGGGATACTGTTGAGGATCTCTCATTTCGGACACAGGTTTGGTCtatgaggaaagaaaagtggGTGACCTTAACCACTATTCAGTCCTGCCTTGGGGGGAATTATTTAGTCGATGCTTTGTTGACAAATGTCATTATGTGAGTCAGAAGTATATCTTAAATCTGTTAGTTCTGATAATAAATCTGAGCCTGTTCATATATTTGGCACAGCCAGAAACCAAGGTTTAAGAGAACTCATTGTATTCATGTGCTCCATTGGTTTCCAAAAATCCATTGAaaaacagtcagagagaaaTAATGCATaggtttgttcattttcttttcttttgtgctggCAGCAGTCGTGGCTGGAGGCATTACATTTTCTCTCCATACATCCCATTGTTATGAGTTCAGTATCTCAGAAACACCTGAACCTGAACTTCCATTATGTTTGGCAAAAATGCCAGCTTGCAAGGAGGTGCTTAGAATTTGATGATCAAAGAACGTAACTCAAGATTTCACACGGTGATTATGACAAAGTTTTACACAAATGTCTCATAGGATAAAATGAAGAAGAGATGATGTTTTGTATCCAAAAGGTTAAAGGTCAGCTCCACtgtaatatgttttttgttcagtattcaacaccataactcaggtACAGAAGGGCAAATTGTGac includes these proteins:
- the LOC124049529 gene encoding polypyrimidine tract-binding protein 2-like isoform X1: MDGIGDVAVGVKRGSDELSMYNSPNSGMSSISDGASNGSDSKKLRVEEAPPSRVLHIRKLPNEASETEVIALGLPFGKVTNILTLKGKNQAFLEMGTEEAAITMVNYYTTVTPHVRNVPVYIQYSNHKELKTDAGNQRTQAVLQAVSAVQSGGSPSSDVQEALAAASSPVLRIIIDNMFYPVTLDVLQQIFSKFGTVMKIITFTKNNQFQALLQFSDPVNAQQAKLALDGQNIYNSCCTLRIDFSKLVNLNVKYNNDKSRDYTRPELPAGDGQPSLDPTVAAAFSKDSNSLLGKIPGALNPLSAAAAAAAAAGRVALAGQAGSSGVLLVSNLNEEMVTPQSLFTLFGVYGDVQRVKILYNKKDSALIQMSDANQAQLAMSHLNGQKMYGKIIRVTLSKHQTVALPRDGLDDQGLTKDYANSPLHRFKKPGSKNFQNIFPPSATLHLSNIPQDVTEDDLRLLFSNAGGTVKAFKFFQDRKMALIQMSTVEEAIQALIDLHNYNMGGNQHLRVSFSKSTI
- the LOC124049529 gene encoding polypyrimidine tract-binding protein 2-like isoform X2; this encodes MDGIGDVAVGVKRGSDELSMYNSPNSGMSSISDGASNGSDSKKLRVEEAPPSRVLHIRKLPNEASETEVIALGLPFGKVTNILTLKGKNQAFLEMGTEEAAITMVNYYTTVTPHVRNVPVYIQYSNHKELKTDAGNQRTQAVLQAVSAVQSGGSPSSDVQEALAAASSPVLRIIIDNMFYPVTLDVLQQIFSKFGTVMKIITFTKNNQFQALLQFSDPVNAQQAKLALDGQNIYNSCCTLRIDFSKLVNLNVKYNNDKSRDYTRPELPAGDGQPSLDPTVAAAFSKDSNSLLGALNPLSAAAAAAAAAGRVALAGQAGSSGVLLVSNLNEEMVTPQSLFTLFGVYGDVQRVKILYNKKDSALIQMSDANQAQLAMSHLNGQKMYGKIIRVTLSKHQTVALPRDGLDDQGLTKDYANSPLHRFKKPGSKNFQNIFPPSATLHLSNIPQDVTEDDLRLLFSNAGGTVKAFKFFQDRKMALIQMSTVEEAIQALIDLHNYNMGGNQHLRVSFSKSTI
- the LOC124049529 gene encoding polypyrimidine tract-binding protein 2-like isoform X3 → MDGIGDVAVGVKRGSDELNGASNGSDSKKLRVEEAPPSRVLHIRKLPNEASETEVIALGLPFGKVTNILTLKGKNQAFLEMGTEEAAITMVNYYTTVTPHVRNVPVYIQYSNHKELKTDAGNQRTQAVLQAVSAVQSGGSPSSDVQEALAAASSPVLRIIIDNMFYPVTLDVLQQIFSKFGTVMKIITFTKNNQFQALLQFSDPVNAQQAKLALDGQNIYNSCCTLRIDFSKLVNLNVKYNNDKSRDYTRPELPAGDGQPSLDPTVAAAFSKDSNSLLGKIPGALNPLSAAAAAAAAAGRVALAGQAGSSGVLLVSNLNEEMVTPQSLFTLFGVYGDVQRVKILYNKKDSALIQMSDANQAQLAMSHLNGQKMYGKIIRVTLSKHQTVALPRDGLDDQGLTKDYANSPLHRFKKPGSKNFQNIFPPSATLHLSNIPQDVTEDDLRLLFSNAGGTVKAFKFFQDRKMALIQMSTVEEAIQALIDLHNYNMGGNQHLRVSFSKSTI